The following coding sequences lie in one Lentilactobacillus sp. SPB1-3 genomic window:
- a CDS encoding xylulokinase produces the protein MDKQQLKDKIVSGNISLGIELGSTRIKSVLVTDDFQTIASGDFIWENELDNGIWTYSLDKVWNGIQTSYANMAREIHDSYGVDVKNIGSIGVSAMMHGYMPFDKNGKLLVPFRTWRNNITGQAADKLTELFDFNIPERWSIAHLYQAVLNNESHIDDVDFITSLAGYVTWKISGKKVLGIGDASGVFPIDNNTKTYDTSMLKKFNDLDLIKARPWDIQDVLPDVLLAGDTAGQLTRDGAKLIDASGQLEAGSLIAPPEGDAGTGMVSTNAVKVRTGNVSAGTSAFSMVVLDEPMKSVHRDIDIVTTPDGAPVAMVHINNGSSDINAWVSLFNEFSKLLGVQLSPNDLYGTLFSESVKGDQDAGGLVNFSYLSGENITRVPEGRPMFVRKPDAKMNLANFIKTQLYSAFAPLKIGMDILLREEHIKTNVLIAQGGLFKTPVVAQQVLADALDTPITVMDNAGEGGPWGMAILALYAVNKETGESLSSYLENKVFKDATGATLNPVPESVAGYDKFIDNYKAALPAEQNAVESMKMNK, from the coding sequence ATGGATAAACAACAATTAAAAGACAAAATTGTAAGCGGAAACATTTCTTTGGGGATTGAACTGGGATCCACTCGTATAAAGTCAGTTCTAGTCACTGACGACTTTCAAACGATTGCTTCTGGCGACTTTATTTGGGAAAACGAACTAGACAATGGTATTTGGACATATTCTTTAGATAAAGTATGGAATGGAATTCAAACTAGCTATGCAAATATGGCCCGAGAAATACATGATAGTTATGGCGTAGATGTAAAAAATATTGGCTCAATTGGCGTTAGCGCAATGATGCATGGGTACATGCCATTTGATAAAAATGGAAAGTTACTTGTTCCTTTTAGAACTTGGAGAAACAACATTACGGGTCAGGCCGCTGACAAATTGACTGAATTATTTGATTTCAATATTCCTGAACGATGGAGTATTGCACATTTATATCAAGCGGTATTGAACAATGAATCACACATCGATGATGTTGACTTTATTACCAGCCTTGCAGGATATGTAACTTGGAAAATTTCTGGTAAAAAGGTTCTAGGAATTGGGGACGCCTCAGGTGTATTTCCAATAGATAATAATACAAAGACTTATGATACATCGATGCTGAAAAAGTTTAACGACCTTGATCTAATTAAAGCAAGACCATGGGATATACAAGATGTATTACCAGATGTTTTGCTTGCTGGAGACACTGCAGGTCAATTAACTCGGGATGGAGCCAAATTAATTGATGCTTCAGGCCAACTTGAAGCAGGGTCATTAATTGCACCCCCTGAAGGTGATGCTGGTACAGGAATGGTTTCCACTAATGCTGTTAAGGTTCGGACAGGGAATGTTTCAGCAGGTACTTCAGCATTTTCGATGGTTGTATTGGATGAACCAATGAAATCAGTTCACAGAGATATAGATATTGTCACTACCCCTGATGGAGCTCCAGTGGCAATGGTTCACATTAACAATGGATCTTCGGATATTAATGCCTGGGTTTCACTGTTTAATGAATTCTCAAAATTATTAGGTGTTCAATTGAGTCCTAACGATTTATACGGAACACTATTTTCTGAATCAGTTAAAGGTGATCAGGATGCTGGTGGATTAGTTAACTTCAGTTATTTATCTGGCGAAAATATTACTCGTGTTCCTGAAGGTAGACCAATGTTTGTCAGAAAACCAGATGCAAAAATGAATCTAGCTAACTTTATCAAGACACAGTTGTATTCAGCGTTTGCACCTTTGAAAATTGGTATGGATATTTTACTACGTGAAGAACACATCAAAACTAATGTCTTAATTGCACAAGGTGGTTTGTTCAAAACGCCCGTAGTAGCTCAGCAAGTTCTAGCCGATGCTTTAGATACGCCAATTACGGTTATGGACAACGCTGGTGAAGGCGGACCTTGGGGTATGGCAATTCTCGCGCTTTATGCGGTTAATAAAGAGACCGGTGAGAGTCTCTCAAGCTACCTTGAAAATAAAGTATTTAAAGATGCAACAGGTGCCACTCTTAATCCGGTTCCAGAAAGCGTTGCTGGATATGACAAATTTATTGATAACTACAAAGCAGCTTTACCTGCTGAACAAAACGCTGTGGAATCAATGAAAATGAATAAATAA
- a CDS encoding YoaK family protein translates to MEKDEEFYQKLFAGMMLAATAGALDAYSYLYNGGVFAGLQTGNLILMGIHIGSGQFSQAGLELFSAVMFMLGVFIMRVIQQHYPSEIALKRQELTLIYEIIMFAAVAFLAPVLPRLIITGLLSIAAAAQLQEFRMLKGKPFTSLMMTGNIRTFAESGFDFLTTGDQKARATAGKMSLILLSFVIGAVLSGFFLPYLGAKTILISAGILLITLIFGR, encoded by the coding sequence ATGGAAAAAGATGAAGAATTTTATCAAAAATTATTTGCTGGCATGATGTTAGCGGCAACCGCCGGGGCATTAGATGCTTACTCTTATCTTTATAACGGCGGTGTTTTCGCCGGCTTACAAACTGGGAACTTAATTTTGATGGGAATTCACATTGGGAGTGGTCAATTTTCCCAGGCTGGTTTGGAACTATTCTCAGCAGTTATGTTCATGCTTGGGGTATTCATTATGCGAGTTATTCAGCAACATTATCCAAGTGAAATTGCTTTGAAACGGCAAGAGTTAACCTTGATTTATGAAATTATTATGTTTGCAGCCGTGGCATTTTTAGCACCAGTGCTTCCGAGATTAATTATTACTGGTTTGCTATCAATTGCGGCAGCTGCTCAATTACAAGAGTTTAGGATGTTGAAGGGTAAGCCCTTCACATCGTTAATGATGACTGGAAACATTCGCACATTTGCTGAATCCGGATTTGATTTTTTGACCACGGGTGATCAAAAAGCCCGAGCAACTGCAGGTAAAATGAGCTTGATCCTCTTATCATTTGTCATTGGTGCCGTTTTGAGCGGATTTTTCTTGCCTTACTTAGGGGCTAAAACAATCTTGATATCCGCAGGCATTTTGCTAATTACTTTAATCTTTGGTCGTTAA
- a CDS encoding glycine cleavage system protein H encodes MAKKSLWEKIKGLFSNHSATAASQVKDGILYAPQADGTYLLSIDKSVFEQLGQITFADFPTDQSNIDVDDDILDIEGDKSVETLKSPIAGKVLKRNFEIGQDIDQLNQADPQKNWIMTIQPAN; translated from the coding sequence ATGGCTAAAAAATCGTTATGGGAAAAGATAAAAGGTTTGTTTTCTAATCATTCAGCAACCGCTGCATCACAAGTTAAAGATGGTATATTGTACGCACCCCAAGCAGATGGAACTTATTTACTCAGCATTGATAAATCAGTTTTTGAGCAACTTGGCCAAATTACCTTCGCTGATTTTCCGACCGATCAAAGCAATATTGACGTTGATGACGACATTCTAGATATTGAGGGCGATAAATCCGTTGAAACATTGAAGTCACCAATTGCTGGTAAAGTTTTGAAACGCAACTTCGAAATTGGCCAGGATATCGATCAGTTAAACCAAGCGGATCCACAAAAAAATTGGATTATGACAATACAACCTGCAAATTAA
- a CDS encoding cold-shock protein, with protein MKQGTVKWFNADKGYGFITTDDGDVFVHFSAIQKDGFKSLDEGQKVTLDVEDSDRGPQAANVNVVED; from the coding sequence ATGAAACAAGGTACTGTTAAATGGTTTAACGCTGACAAAGGTTACGGATTCATTACTACTGACGACGGTGACGTATTCGTTCACTTCTCAGCTATCCAAAAAGACGGCTTCAAGTCATTAGACGAAGGCCAAAAAGTTACTCTTGACGTTGAAGACAGCGACCGTGGACCACAAGCTGCTAACGTTAACGTTGTTGAAGACTAA
- a CDS encoding sensor histidine kinase produces the protein MSRKDPQTKQQRSFFIKELFAFALLFILLGFTVYSIFQNSVFQNINQGLVNQRTQILNNESQPTIKINPNKGTANISPSIGGPFRSTTIVFNSKGIIINKPMLGNHFYSLIKNIQLDKTQTDKVYDMTIGSQNFTSHFRTLLVKVPKSNPNPLYAGNYAMIVENVDADLLALKSFERAILITIIFFWILAISIAYFLSRSSMKPILTSWKKQRDFSANAAHELRTPLTVIQNQLEFMLTKPNDKILDQAEKISTSLNSVNQLQTLTAHLLTLSRSDADTVQVNMQSQLLEPFFKEVITPYQDVAASQSKTLTVAVDAPGAGVFDSGLMRQLIVILVDNGLKYSPKDGTIGVSVNRIKDTLTIKVSDNGPGIPNEDKKRVFDRFYRTDKSRNSKTGGNGLGLAIASTIVKQHHGKIAVHDNQPTGSIFEVSIPLKNHSTNLTTK, from the coding sequence TTGTCACGTAAAGATCCACAAACTAAGCAACAGCGCTCTTTCTTTATTAAAGAATTATTTGCCTTTGCGCTGTTATTTATTTTACTGGGATTCACCGTTTATAGTATTTTCCAAAACTCTGTTTTTCAAAATATTAATCAAGGGTTAGTCAACCAACGAACTCAAATTCTTAACAATGAGTCCCAGCCTACTATTAAAATCAATCCTAACAAGGGAACCGCCAATATATCACCATCAATCGGTGGCCCTTTTAGATCAACAACCATTGTCTTTAATTCTAAGGGAATTATTATTAATAAGCCCATGTTAGGAAATCATTTTTACTCACTGATTAAAAACATTCAGTTAGATAAGACTCAGACTGATAAAGTCTACGACATGACGATTGGATCACAGAACTTTACCAGTCATTTCCGAACGCTGTTAGTTAAAGTACCAAAAAGCAACCCCAATCCTTTATATGCAGGAAATTACGCAATGATCGTTGAGAACGTTGATGCAGATTTATTGGCTCTGAAGAGTTTTGAGCGAGCCATCTTAATCACGATCATATTCTTCTGGATTCTGGCTATATCCATCGCTTACTTCTTATCACGATCAAGCATGAAGCCCATCTTAACATCGTGGAAAAAACAACGTGATTTCAGTGCCAATGCCGCGCATGAATTACGAACTCCACTAACTGTCATCCAAAACCAACTCGAATTTATGCTGACAAAACCAAATGATAAAATTTTAGACCAAGCTGAAAAAATTTCCACATCATTAAACAGTGTTAATCAATTGCAAACATTGACTGCACATCTGTTGACGCTCTCTCGTTCTGACGCCGACACGGTTCAAGTAAATATGCAGTCTCAATTATTAGAACCATTTTTCAAGGAAGTTATTACCCCTTACCAAGATGTCGCTGCCAGTCAAAGTAAAACTTTAACTGTTGCAGTCGATGCCCCAGGAGCTGGAGTATTTGATAGTGGCCTAATGCGTCAGTTAATAGTAATTCTTGTTGATAACGGATTAAAGTATAGTCCTAAAGATGGTACGATTGGCGTCTCAGTTAACCGAATCAAAGATACTTTAACTATCAAAGTAAGTGACAATGGTCCAGGCATCCCTAATGAAGATAAGAAACGAGTATTCGATCGCTTCTACCGCACAGATAAATCCAGAAACAGCAAGACTGGTGGTAATGGTTTAGGTTTAGCAATTGCTTCCACAATCGTTAAGCAGCATCATGGTAAAATTGCGGTCCATGATAATCAGCCAACAGGATCAATTTTCGAAGTTAGCATTCCTTTGAAGAATCATAGTACGAATTTGACGACAAAATAA
- a CDS encoding biotin/lipoate A/B protein ligase family protein, whose product MYLIDTSRNGEPVFDARVNQSLDNYFVNEKKLPGHGLMMYINQPSVIIGKNQNVWAEVNVDFLHQHDIQLVRRTSGGGAVYHDLGNIIFENILIDDDSEFGNYAYFAEPVLNALRKLGLDVQMKENSSDLIFQGKKFSGMTMFKNGRSLAAGGTIMYDLNLDDAHESLTEDESEQAKRLGVASRRSPVVNLKDFLPDSMDIVGLREYLLKEIFEVDDLDDIEVYHMTDEDWEIIDQRMAETYGTDEWNYGRNPGYYHYVAQEFADGRLGINYTTTHNEVVHLKFNPDFSVDGDLKQVENALIGKAPSRVNIENAIKKGKLRNIDFKQLSNFLNQFLNS is encoded by the coding sequence ATGTATTTAATTGATACCAGCAGAAATGGGGAGCCAGTTTTTGATGCGCGCGTTAATCAATCCTTAGATAACTATTTTGTCAACGAGAAAAAGTTACCTGGACATGGGCTGATGATGTATATTAATCAACCTTCAGTGATTATCGGTAAGAATCAAAATGTATGGGCTGAGGTCAATGTTGATTTTCTTCATCAACATGATATTCAGCTTGTGCGGAGAACGTCTGGAGGGGGAGCAGTTTACCATGACTTGGGAAATATTATTTTCGAGAATATTTTGATCGATGATGATTCTGAATTTGGTAATTACGCTTATTTTGCAGAACCTGTCTTAAATGCTTTACGTAAATTAGGTCTTGATGTGCAGATGAAGGAAAACAGCAGCGACCTGATTTTTCAAGGCAAAAAGTTTTCAGGAATGACGATGTTTAAAAATGGCCGCAGCTTGGCAGCCGGTGGAACCATTATGTATGACTTGAATCTAGATGATGCTCATGAAAGTCTGACAGAAGATGAATCAGAACAGGCCAAGCGCTTGGGAGTGGCTTCTAGACGGAGCCCAGTAGTTAACTTGAAGGACTTTTTACCTGATTCAATGGATATTGTAGGCTTACGTGAATATTTATTGAAGGAAATCTTTGAAGTTGATGATCTAGATGACATTGAGGTTTACCACATGACTGATGAGGATTGGGAAATCATCGATCAACGAATGGCAGAAACATACGGCACTGATGAATGGAATTATGGTCGTAATCCTGGCTATTATCACTATGTTGCTCAAGAGTTTGCTGATGGTAGATTGGGCATTAATTACACCACTACTCACAATGAAGTCGTTCACCTGAAGTTCAATCCTGATTTTTCAGTCGACGGGGATTTAAAACAAGTTGAGAATGCCTTGATAGGCAAGGCACCGTCCCGAGTGAATATTGAAAATGCTATTAAAAAAGGTAAATTAAGAAATATTGATTTTAAACAATTGAGTAATTTTTTAAATCAATTTTTAAATAGTTAA
- a CDS encoding response regulator transcription factor, which produces MKDLKILVIEDDEDLAQSLKLFLDDLGNVTLSNDGFDGQMLGEDGIYDLVVLDLMLPEISGFEILKKWRTTDKLDMPVLILTAKDTLSDKVHGFQLGADDYLTKPFHREELLLRVKALLRRSGRIGDENQLVVGNFTANLKNRTVTLSDTELDLNGKEYDLLIYFLQNPETIITKEQIFDRLWGFDSDTALSVIEVYMSNLRKKIKQASDIQPIKTIRNVGYILETEA; this is translated from the coding sequence TTGAAAGATTTAAAAATTCTCGTAATTGAAGATGATGAAGATCTAGCCCAAAGTTTAAAATTATTCTTGGATGATTTGGGCAACGTCACTCTTAGTAATGATGGCTTTGACGGCCAAATGCTAGGAGAAGACGGTATCTATGACCTCGTCGTCCTAGACTTAATGCTTCCAGAAATCAGTGGATTTGAAATTCTCAAGAAATGGCGCACCACTGATAAATTAGATATGCCTGTCCTAATTTTAACAGCTAAAGATACGCTAAGTGACAAGGTCCACGGCTTTCAACTCGGTGCTGATGATTATTTAACTAAACCATTTCACCGTGAAGAGTTACTTTTACGGGTCAAAGCCCTGCTTCGCCGTTCCGGACGCATCGGTGACGAAAATCAATTAGTCGTTGGCAACTTTACTGCCAATCTAAAAAATCGCACAGTAACTCTAAGCGATACCGAGCTCGATTTAAACGGTAAAGAATATGATCTATTGATATATTTCTTACAAAATCCGGAAACTATCATTACCAAAGAACAGATTTTTGATCGCCTATGGGGATTTGATTCTGATACCGCCCTCTCAGTGATTGAAGTATATATGAGTAATTTACGTAAAAAAATTAAACAAGCATCAGATATTCAACCTATCAAAACAATTCGTAATGTCGGGTATATCTTGGAAACGGAGGCTTAA
- a CDS encoding ketopantoate reductase family protein — protein MKYAVLGAGAMGLRYGVLLQDAGFDVDFVDTWEPQVNTIHEQNGVYVSRDGQDKRLVPVNIYFPEDYDGDPDVLIIFTKQHGLAEMLKRSSRFFNDRQYVVSCMNGMGHIEKINQYFDKEKVLGGTALIGTVLNKAGDVDFIGKSGAGSMNIANETEKPDEMTYKIVDEFQQANLNPNLTTNFLGTLMAKVIFNSVINTLCTMFKIRMGEFIQSDVASKLGVQLIDEAFDVCERAGITLLNTRQEEWETIQYVSEVSNPLHFPSMYQDISKNRPTEVDYINGYIYDLGTKYHYEAKTHDFLRNLVHLSEFSGTFDVDSYVKSLVAAK, from the coding sequence ATGAAGTATGCGGTATTAGGAGCAGGAGCAATGGGTTTAAGATATGGTGTGTTACTTCAGGATGCTGGCTTCGACGTTGATTTCGTTGATACCTGGGAACCACAAGTTAACACCATTCACGAGCAGAATGGGGTCTATGTTTCTCGTGATGGGCAAGATAAACGATTAGTGCCAGTCAATATTTATTTTCCTGAAGATTATGATGGTGATCCAGATGTTTTGATTATTTTCACGAAACAACATGGACTAGCAGAGATGCTAAAAAGAAGTTCTCGATTTTTTAATGATCGTCAGTACGTGGTTTCGTGCATGAACGGGATGGGGCATATCGAAAAAATCAATCAGTATTTCGATAAAGAAAAGGTCCTTGGTGGAACTGCATTGATTGGGACTGTGTTGAATAAAGCGGGGGATGTTGATTTCATCGGTAAATCAGGTGCTGGTTCAATGAATATTGCCAACGAAACAGAAAAACCTGATGAAATGACTTATAAGATCGTTGATGAATTTCAACAAGCCAATCTTAATCCTAATTTGACGACTAACTTTTTAGGTACATTAATGGCTAAAGTGATCTTCAATTCAGTGATTAACACGCTATGTACGATGTTTAAGATCCGAATGGGTGAATTTATTCAATCTGATGTTGCTAGCAAGTTAGGAGTTCAGCTGATCGATGAAGCTTTTGATGTTTGTGAGCGGGCAGGTATTACTCTTTTGAATACCCGACAAGAAGAATGGGAAACTATTCAATATGTTAGTGAAGTTTCCAATCCACTTCATTTTCCATCAATGTATCAAGACATCTCAAAGAACCGCCCAACAGAAGTTGATTATATAAATGGATATATTTATGATTTAGGAACTAAGTATCACTATGAAGCCAAGACACATGATTTCTTGAGAAATTTAGTTCACTTATCAGAATTTTCTGGTACCTTTGATGTGGATAGTTACGTTAAATCATTGGTAGCGGCAAAATAA
- the abc-f gene encoding ribosomal protection-like ABC-F family protein — MGNIIINDLYFRYDSMPDPIFDHLNLAIDESWRLGLIGRNGRGKTTFLKILLGELKAQGKITTNLKFNYFPQPVSDEQMITRDVLMGISNLTFSDFWRVEVELDKLKVNQEVLERPFVTLSPGEQTKVLLGTLFSDHDSFQLIDEPTNHLDSEGRQVVAEYLKSKQGFIVISHDRAFINQVIDHVISIDRSKIQLFNGNYETWQQAFDQQNQAEMQKKQELQGEINRLKQAADKSRRWSESTESKKSQSAYKHQGHVNLDKGFLGHKAAKIMKRSKGITERTEKQITEKQSLLKNLDDSPELTMNFVPLDKQPLLQLNDFQVSRNNHPLNKPINVSIQNHDRIALTAPNGFGKSTIVKGILGDATVGVSGQVTSASGIKISYVSQDFETISGDINEYATEAGIEISEFLNMLRKLGFERETFTHDLSEMSWGQKRKVALARSLVEEANLYLWDEPLNYLDIITRQQIESLILQYNPPMLIIDHDQEFIKRIVNKEVIKLQPAD; from the coding sequence ATGGGAAATATTATTATTAATGACTTATATTTTAGATACGACAGCATGCCTGACCCAATCTTTGATCATTTAAATTTAGCGATTGATGAAAGTTGGCGATTAGGTTTAATCGGCCGCAATGGTCGTGGGAAAACTACTTTTTTAAAAATCTTATTAGGCGAATTAAAAGCTCAAGGGAAGATAACGACGAACTTAAAATTTAATTATTTTCCGCAACCAGTTAGTGATGAGCAAATGATTACGCGGGATGTTCTTATGGGAATATCAAACCTGACCTTCAGCGATTTTTGGCGGGTAGAAGTTGAACTAGATAAATTAAAAGTAAATCAAGAAGTTTTAGAGCGGCCGTTTGTGACGCTTAGTCCAGGAGAACAGACGAAGGTGTTACTGGGAACTTTATTTAGTGATCATGATAGCTTTCAATTAATTGATGAGCCAACTAATCATTTGGATAGTGAGGGTCGCCAAGTGGTTGCTGAATATTTAAAATCTAAGCAAGGATTTATTGTGATCAGCCATGATCGAGCATTTATTAATCAAGTGATTGACCACGTGATATCGATTGATCGCTCAAAAATTCAGTTATTTAATGGCAATTACGAAACTTGGCAGCAAGCTTTTGATCAGCAGAATCAAGCAGAAATGCAGAAGAAACAGGAACTTCAAGGCGAAATCAATCGACTTAAACAAGCTGCTGATAAGAGCCGGCGGTGGTCTGAATCAACGGAAAGCAAGAAGTCTCAGTCGGCTTATAAACATCAAGGCCATGTAAATTTAGATAAGGGATTCTTGGGACATAAAGCAGCTAAGATCATGAAACGTTCTAAGGGCATCACTGAAAGAACTGAAAAACAAATCACTGAGAAACAATCGTTACTTAAAAACTTGGATGATTCACCTGAGTTAACGATGAACTTTGTGCCACTGGATAAGCAACCATTATTGCAATTGAATGATTTTCAAGTATCTCGCAATAACCATCCCTTAAACAAGCCCATCAATGTGTCCATCCAGAATCACGACCGAATAGCCTTAACTGCTCCCAACGGGTTCGGTAAGTCAACAATCGTGAAGGGAATCTTAGGGGACGCCACTGTTGGCGTTTCCGGACAAGTCACTTCCGCATCGGGAATTAAGATTTCTTATGTTAGCCAAGATTTTGAAACTATCAGTGGTGATATTAACGAATACGCCACCGAGGCGGGTATTGAAATATCTGAGTTTTTAAATATGTTGCGTAAACTAGGATTTGAACGTGAAACTTTTACTCATGATTTGTCAGAAATGAGTTGGGGCCAGAAACGCAAGGTTGCTCTTGCGAGGTCCTTAGTTGAAGAAGCTAATTTGTATTTGTGGGATGAGCCGCTAAACTATCTGGATATTATTACTAGACAGCAGATTGAATCACTAATTCTACAATATAATCCGCCAATGCTGATTATTGACCATGATCAAGAATTTATTAAGCGGATAGTTAATAAAGAAGTTATCAAACTACAACCTGCTGATTGA
- a CDS encoding L-ribulose-5-phosphate 4-epimerase — MLEKLKQEVYEANMQLPKLGLVTFTWGNVSGIDREKGLFVIKPSGVEYDEMKPEDMVVVDLDGKVVEGDMNPSSDTPTHTYLYNHFPNIGGITHTHSPWAVSFAAAKMDIPAVSTTHADTFYGDIPAAPALTKKQIEEAYELNTGKVIVDEFARRGLDPDAVPAVLVSQHGPFSWGPTPDKSVYNAKVLEVSAEIAYHDLQLTRDESHVPQYLLDKHYYRKHGANAYYGQNNAKSKTHAAHE; from the coding sequence ATGCTAGAAAAACTTAAGCAAGAAGTTTATGAAGCAAATATGCAGTTACCTAAACTTGGTTTAGTGACATTCACTTGGGGAAATGTCTCAGGAATTGATAGGGAAAAGGGATTGTTTGTCATCAAGCCATCAGGAGTCGAATATGACGAAATGAAACCAGAAGATATGGTTGTTGTTGATCTAGATGGTAAAGTTGTGGAAGGGGATATGAATCCTTCATCAGATACCCCTACACATACTTATTTATATAATCATTTTCCTAACATCGGTGGAATTACCCACACTCATTCTCCATGGGCTGTGTCTTTTGCAGCGGCTAAAATGGATATACCAGCCGTAAGTACTACACATGCGGACACATTTTACGGAGATATACCAGCGGCCCCTGCTTTAACAAAGAAACAAATCGAAGAAGCGTATGAACTAAACACTGGAAAAGTCATTGTGGATGAATTTGCCCGTCGAGGATTAGATCCAGACGCTGTTCCTGCTGTTTTAGTCAGTCAGCATGGACCATTTTCATGGGGACCCACTCCTGATAAATCAGTATATAATGCTAAAGTCTTAGAAGTTTCAGCAGAGATTGCTTATCATGATTTACAACTTACCCGAGATGAAAGCCATGTCCCACAATATTTATTAGACAAACATTATTATCGTAAACACGGTGCTAATGCGTATTATGGACAAAATAATGCCAAGTCTAAAACACATGCTGCACATGAATAG
- a CDS encoding OsmC family protein, which translates to MDPRWNEASYVTEARNDTGLEGYAYVPDGIVVKTSSPLNDRPGSNPEQLLGMSLATCLKSTLEAIENENKLEHSAQVHVDVAFIGKRAHYEFLVNAKIRIPKVDLDTAKQMVTEAEGRCPVSQLLSGSANYTVQTVTEF; encoded by the coding sequence ATGGATCCACGATGGAATGAAGCAAGTTACGTCACAGAGGCAAGAAATGACACTGGTTTGGAAGGATATGCATATGTTCCTGATGGTATTGTGGTTAAGACTAGCAGTCCTTTAAATGATCGTCCTGGATCTAATCCAGAACAATTACTAGGGATGTCATTAGCTACTTGTTTAAAATCTACTTTGGAAGCAATTGAGAATGAAAACAAGTTGGAACATTCAGCTCAGGTGCACGTTGACGTGGCCTTTATCGGCAAACGGGCTCATTATGAGTTTTTGGTTAATGCCAAAATTCGCATTCCTAAGGTGGATCTAGATACCGCTAAACAAATGGTGACAGAGGCGGAAGGTCGTTGCCCAGTTTCACAATTATTATCAGGAAGTGCTAACTACACAGTTCAAACAGTTACTGAATTTTAA
- a CDS encoding GNAT family N-acetyltransferase, with protein sequence MFIHQINDSLALKFPSINDAADLYELVDTDRRILSQWLPWTEQMMSVQDETAFLDYGIKQMAERKFWFTLIMVDGEVAGMIDVHSIDEEYHRGEIGYWLSSRFQGQGAVTESLAAVEEIAFNELGIHRLELLAMATNTKSRAVAERRFFHQDAVLTDYLVNNGEYVDAVLYSKIAPA encoded by the coding sequence TTGTTTATTCATCAAATTAACGATTCACTGGCGCTGAAGTTTCCAAGTATTAACGATGCAGCTGATCTTTACGAGCTAGTTGATACAGATCGTAGAATACTTAGTCAATGGCTACCTTGGACTGAGCAAATGATGTCAGTTCAAGATGAGACTGCATTTTTGGATTACGGCATCAAACAAATGGCTGAAAGAAAATTCTGGTTTACCCTGATTATGGTCGATGGTGAAGTAGCTGGAATGATCGATGTTCATTCAATAGATGAAGAATATCATCGTGGTGAGATCGGTTACTGGCTAAGTTCTCGTTTCCAGGGTCAAGGTGCCGTCACGGAATCATTGGCGGCAGTCGAAGAAATTGCCTTCAATGAATTAGGAATTCATCGATTAGAACTACTGGCAATGGCGACTAATACCAAAAGTCGGGCTGTAGCTGAACGGCGCTTCTTTCACCAAGATGCCGTCTTAACCGATTACCTAGTAAATAATGGTGAATACGTTGACGCTGTACTTTACTCTAAAATTGCCCCAGCATAA